From one Lineus longissimus chromosome 3, tnLinLong1.2, whole genome shotgun sequence genomic stretch:
- the LOC135485429 gene encoding cancer-related nucleoside-triphosphatase homolog, whose amino-acid sequence MAMASDAHVRHVVLLGHPGVGKTTLVEKIVNDLRVNSVPCQGFYTKECLEKGQRYGFDIITVDGETAPLARTGEEQQDEHTHSYKREYKVGKYNVNIPSFETVAIPSLRRLTIEGQPEPVYIIDEIGKMELMSNNFQGIVKDVFQRPNSTVLCTIPIGRGRPIQLIEDIKSGANSKVFYVTTMNRDQIHRNILEILFDAYQSNFEQTNAVAEQL is encoded by the exons GCGTTGGTAAAACAACACTTGTGGAGAAGATTGTGAATGATCTGCGAGTAAATTCTGTCCCATGCCAGGGTTTCTACACAAAAGAATGCTTGGAAAAGGGGCAGAGATATGGCTTTGATATCATCACTGTGGATGGAGAAACTGCACCGTTGGCTAGGACTGG AGAAGAACAACAAGATGAACACACACACAGCTATAAAAGAGAATATAAAGTTGGAAAATACAATGTTAACATCCCTTCCTTTGAAACTGTTGCCATACCATCACTGAGGAGATTG accATTGAAGGACAGCCAGAACCTGTCTatatcattgatgaaattgGCAAGATGGAGCTGATGAGCAATAATTTCCAGGGGATCGTAAAGGATGTGTTCCAGAGACCCAACTCGACAGTTCTGTGTACAATACCCATTGGGAGGGGTAGACCTATACAGCTTATCGAGGACATCAAATCTGGTGCTAATTCTAAGGTTTTCTAT GTGACAACCATGAATCGAGACCAAATCCACAGAAATATACTGGAGATATTATTTGATGCTTATCAGTCGAACTTTGAACAAACTAATGCAGTTGCTGAGCAACTGTGA